A genome region from Nitrospirota bacterium includes the following:
- the carA gene encoding glutamine-hydrolyzing carbamoyl-phosphate synthase small subunit codes for MKKALLALADGTLFEGRALGYEGETVGEVVFNTAMTGYQEVLTDPSYKGQIITMTCPHIGNYGVTPEDVESRRIWAEGFIVKEASTLASNWRSKQQLQSYLHDAKVVGIEGLDTRALTRHLREHGSQQGLITHIEMDARRAVEKAKAAPSIIGRDLATTVTCEQFYRWTEGSGEWIPALGDKPRVAATRRWHVVAYDFGVKQNILRQLVDVGCDVTVVPASTTAKQVHALKPDGVFLSNGPGDPEGVPYAIEAVRELIGQYPLFGICLGHQILGLALGLKTYKLKFGHHGANHPVMDLRTRQVEITSQNHNFAVQVTQPISAIPDRPPVIETSFGKVAVTHLSLNDHSIEGLACVDRPVFSVQYHPEASPGPHDSAYLFTEFIQLMEKQHA; via the coding sequence GTGAAAAAAGCGTTATTAGCATTGGCGGATGGCACGCTCTTCGAGGGGCGCGCATTGGGGTATGAAGGGGAGACGGTCGGTGAAGTCGTGTTTAACACGGCCATGACTGGCTACCAGGAAGTTTTGACCGACCCCTCCTATAAAGGTCAGATTATTACGATGACCTGCCCCCACATTGGAAACTACGGGGTCACGCCGGAGGATGTCGAGTCGAGGCGGATCTGGGCCGAAGGGTTCATCGTCAAAGAGGCCAGTACGCTCGCCAGTAACTGGCGCAGCAAGCAGCAGCTCCAAAGCTATTTGCACGATGCGAAGGTCGTCGGCATCGAAGGGCTGGATACGAGGGCCCTCACGCGCCACTTGCGCGAACATGGCTCGCAGCAGGGCCTCATTACCCATATTGAGATGGATGCCCGCCGAGCGGTGGAGAAGGCGAAAGCGGCCCCCAGCATCATTGGCCGCGATCTGGCGACCACTGTCACCTGCGAGCAATTCTATCGATGGACGGAGGGATCGGGGGAATGGATTCCTGCACTCGGCGACAAACCTCGCGTCGCTGCGACCAGACGTTGGCATGTCGTGGCCTATGATTTTGGGGTGAAACAGAATATTCTTCGCCAACTGGTGGATGTGGGCTGCGACGTCACCGTTGTGCCGGCTTCGACCACCGCAAAGCAGGTTCACGCGCTCAAGCCGGATGGGGTTTTTCTGTCAAACGGGCCAGGGGATCCTGAGGGGGTACCGTATGCCATCGAGGCGGTGCGGGAGTTGATCGGTCAGTATCCGCTCTTTGGTATTTGCTTAGGACATCAGATTCTTGGCCTCGCGCTGGGGCTCAAGACCTATAAATTAAAGTTCGGCCATCATGGGGCAAATCATCCCGTCATGGATCTCCGCACGAGACAAGTTGAGATCACGTCCCAGAACCACAACTTCGCCGTGCAAGTCACGCAGCCGATCAGTGCTATTCCAGATCGGCCGCCCGTCATCGAGACATCGTTTGGGAAAGTCGCAGTGACACATCTGAGTCTGAACGATCACTCCATCGAAGGATTGGCCTGTGTGGATCGTCCGGTGTTTTCGGTGCAGTATCACCCGGAGGCCTCTCCCGGGCCCCATGATTCGGCCTATTTATTCACCGAGTTTATTCAGCTGATGGAGAAACAGCATGCGTAG
- the sppA gene encoding signal peptide peptidase SppA → MRRMCVALGRLCLLAVISLQSGCITVNLIEPSGPVQEVQLSGTGDGKVLLLDLSGVISSQDKEGLVSQPNMLATFREELTRAAKDEKVKAVVVRINSPGGTVTASDILYHELREFKLKKKVPVIASMMDVAASGGYYLAMAADSILVHPSTVTGSIGVIMLTVNARGLLEKVGVEANAITSGPRKDMGSPFRVMTPEERGIFQSVIDSFYHRFLAVVQEGRPHLTPDQIKKLADGRIYSGDQAKAAGLIDEIGYLDDALELAKKKAGLTEARVVTYGRRGEYQNNIYSRLFGTSSVSMAGFANLDLLSMVRGGTPQFMYLWMP, encoded by the coding sequence ATGCGTAGAATGTGTGTCGCCCTTGGTCGGCTGTGCCTCCTTGCGGTCATCAGTCTGCAATCCGGTTGCATCACGGTCAACCTCATCGAGCCATCGGGGCCGGTGCAGGAAGTACAGCTGAGCGGCACGGGAGATGGAAAAGTGTTGTTGCTCGATCTGTCGGGTGTGATCAGCTCGCAAGATAAAGAGGGCCTCGTGTCGCAGCCCAATATGTTGGCCACGTTCAGGGAAGAGCTGACGAGAGCCGCCAAGGATGAGAAGGTCAAAGCCGTGGTCGTTCGGATCAACAGTCCTGGTGGAACCGTGACGGCTTCGGACATCCTCTATCACGAGTTGCGGGAGTTCAAGCTCAAGAAGAAGGTTCCCGTGATTGCTTCGATGATGGATGTCGCGGCGTCAGGGGGCTACTACCTGGCCATGGCGGCGGACAGCATTTTGGTCCATCCCTCGACGGTGACTGGCAGCATCGGTGTCATCATGCTGACCGTCAATGCCCGAGGCTTACTCGAAAAAGTGGGCGTCGAGGCGAACGCCATCACCTCAGGTCCCCGTAAGGACATGGGCTCACCCTTTCGAGTTATGACACCGGAAGAGCGGGGGATTTTTCAGAGTGTGATCGACTCCTTCTATCATCGGTTTCTGGCCGTGGTACAGGAGGGGCGCCCCCATCTGACGCCCGATCAAATCAAGAAATTGGCCGATGGACGGATCTATTCAGGAGACCAGGCGAAGGCGGCAGGTTTGATCGACGAGATCGGCTATCTTGATGACGCACTCGAGCTGGCCAAGAAGAAGGCGGGTCTGACAGAGGCGCGGGTTGTGACCTATGGGCGTCGGGGGGAATATCAGAATAATATTTACTCGCGTTTGTTCGGGACGAGTTCTGTGAGTATGGCCGGGTTCGCCAATTTGGATTTGCTGTCGATGGTACGGGGTGGTACGCCACAGTTCATGTATCTCTGGATGCCGTAA
- a CDS encoding DUF4149 domain-containing protein: MPRHFRWGMVCCLTCEWLALGIWVGGLLVLIGAVIPAVFNTFGGQDSGGFFLTRAFEGYNHFVIGALAVLCAGTWYRWWSGNQAVAVSRSEMALLLGMSVVAGIIILWLHPEAASLQAQAFAVKDEAARKAAFEAFFRIHMPVRSLYMVNLVLGILLTGIKAKRLLHRDGACT, from the coding sequence GTGCCACGCCACTTCCGCTGGGGCATGGTCTGTTGCCTGACATGTGAATGGCTGGCCTTGGGCATATGGGTCGGCGGGTTGCTGGTGCTGATCGGAGCGGTCATTCCCGCGGTCTTTAATACGTTCGGTGGGCAAGACTCAGGCGGGTTCTTTCTGACGCGAGCCTTTGAGGGGTATAATCACTTCGTGATCGGGGCGCTGGCAGTCTTGTGTGCCGGAACATGGTATCGCTGGTGGAGTGGCAATCAGGCGGTGGCGGTTAGTCGGAGCGAGATGGCGTTGCTGCTGGGGATGTCGGTGGTTGCCGGGATCATTATTCTCTGGCTACATCCAGAGGCCGCCTCGCTTCAAGCTCAGGCCTTCGCCGTAAAAGATGAGGCCGCAAGAAAGGCGGCGTTCGAAGCATTTTTCCGTATTCATATGCCGGTTCGATCGCTCTATATGGTGAATCTTGTGCTGGGTATCCTACTGACCGGAATCAAGGCAAAACGGTTGCTGCATCGGGACGGAGCGTGCACGTGA
- a CDS encoding aspartate carbamoyltransferase catalytic subunit, which yields MSLKRKDLLSLAPLSVDEIRLILETADSFKEVSGREIKKVPALRGRTVVNLFFEPSTRTRTSFELAAKRLSADVINFSPSSSSVVKGETLLDTARNIEAMQADIIVLRHPSAGAAEALARGVKSSVINAGDGWHEHPTQGLLDLYTIRERGLSFEGLKVAIVGDVAHSRVARSNIHALVKLGAEVRVVGPPTMIPSGVDKLGARVYYHLDEALRGVQVIMMLRLQLERQGKAMFPTIREYARLYGLTAERVKLADPGAIVMHPGPINRGVEIAPEVADSLSSVILDQVANGVAVRMGILYLMSGAN from the coding sequence ATGAGCCTCAAACGTAAAGACCTCTTGAGCCTGGCGCCTTTGTCGGTCGACGAGATCCGGTTAATCTTGGAGACGGCCGACTCGTTCAAGGAAGTGAGCGGTCGTGAAATTAAAAAAGTCCCGGCCCTCCGTGGGCGTACCGTGGTCAATCTGTTTTTTGAGCCCAGTACGAGGACTCGCACCTCATTCGAGTTAGCGGCGAAACGGCTGAGCGCCGATGTGATCAATTTTTCGCCGTCGTCGAGCAGTGTGGTCAAAGGGGAAACATTGCTCGATACCGCGCGCAATATCGAGGCGATGCAGGCGGATATTATCGTTTTGCGCCACCCCTCGGCCGGTGCAGCCGAGGCCCTGGCCCGCGGCGTGAAATCTTCCGTGATCAATGCCGGAGACGGGTGGCATGAGCATCCGACCCAAGGTCTCTTGGATCTCTATACCATTCGGGAGCGGGGCCTGTCGTTCGAGGGGCTCAAGGTGGCGATCGTCGGGGATGTCGCGCATAGCCGGGTGGCTCGTTCGAACATTCATGCGCTGGTCAAGTTAGGTGCGGAAGTTCGGGTCGTCGGGCCGCCGACGATGATACCGAGTGGTGTCGATAAGCTGGGCGCACGAGTCTATTATCATCTCGACGAGGCGTTACGCGGCGTGCAGGTCATCATGATGTTGCGATTGCAGCTCGAACGGCAGGGCAAGGCGATGTTTCCAACCATCCGTGAATATGCGCGGCTCTACGGGTTGACGGCTGAGCGGGTCAAGTTAGCCGACCCAGGGGCCATCGTGATGCATCCAGGCCCGATCAATCGAGGGGTCGAAATTGCTCCGGAGGTGGCCGATAGTCTGTCCTCGGTCATTCTGGATCAGGTGGCGAACGGCGTGGCCGTTCGCATGGGTATTCTCTATCTTATGTCAGGAGCGAACTGA
- a CDS encoding dihydroorotase, translating to MAIHIAGGHVIDPGRFNGVADVLIDEGRIVAVGPNLTAPAGATKIDARGRLVLPGFVDLHVHFREPGFEYKESIQSGAAAAVAGGFTSVCCMPNTNPVNDNQAITEFMLERARAAGLANVFPIGAITKGSEGKELAEIGDLRRAGCVAISDDGKPVMNSLVMRRAMEYALAFDVAVVDHCEDLHLAEGGCMNEGAISTELGLPGIPSAAEDVMVARNVALAELTGARLHLAHISTEGSARMVREAKSRGLRVTAEACPHHFTITEETVRGYNTYAKMNPPLRTWKDVQAIKEGLRDGTIDVIATDHAPHATQEKQLGFAEAPFGIVGLETALPLTFALVDEGVLSLEAAVDKLSTAPAKVFGLAKGTLAIGADADVTIVDQQESWEVDPAKFFSKSRNTPFAGWKVKGRVRTTIVGGRVVFEASQAEG from the coding sequence GTGGCTATTCACATTGCGGGCGGGCACGTGATCGATCCGGGACGGTTCAATGGCGTGGCCGATGTGCTGATCGATGAAGGGCGAATCGTCGCGGTGGGGCCGAATCTGACGGCTCCCGCGGGGGCCACGAAGATTGATGCCAGGGGACGATTGGTGCTTCCAGGCTTTGTCGACCTTCATGTCCATTTCAGGGAGCCTGGGTTCGAATACAAAGAGTCGATTCAGAGTGGCGCGGCGGCGGCGGTAGCCGGCGGGTTCACGTCAGTCTGTTGTATGCCGAACACGAATCCCGTCAACGACAATCAAGCGATTACAGAGTTCATGCTCGAGCGGGCGAGGGCGGCCGGGCTGGCAAATGTGTTTCCGATCGGCGCGATCACGAAAGGCTCCGAAGGGAAAGAACTGGCGGAGATCGGCGACTTGCGGCGTGCCGGTTGTGTCGCCATTTCGGATGACGGGAAACCGGTGATGAACAGTTTGGTGATGCGGCGAGCCATGGAGTACGCCTTGGCCTTCGATGTGGCGGTGGTCGATCATTGCGAAGATCTGCACCTCGCCGAGGGGGGCTGTATGAACGAAGGGGCGATCTCAACCGAGTTGGGGCTCCCGGGGATTCCCTCTGCGGCAGAAGATGTGATGGTAGCGCGTAATGTGGCCTTGGCTGAATTGACCGGGGCTCGGCTGCATCTAGCTCATATCAGCACTGAAGGCTCGGCCCGGATGGTGCGAGAGGCTAAGTCCCGTGGGCTGAGAGTGACGGCCGAGGCCTGTCCCCATCACTTTACCATCACGGAGGAAACAGTCCGAGGGTACAACACCTATGCCAAAATGAATCCCCCGCTTCGGACCTGGAAAGATGTACAAGCTATTAAGGAGGGTCTTCGCGACGGAACCATTGATGTCATTGCCACGGATCATGCGCCGCATGCCACGCAGGAAAAGCAGCTGGGTTTTGCCGAAGCGCCGTTCGGCATTGTCGGGCTGGAGACCGCGCTGCCGTTGACCTTCGCCTTGGTCGATGAAGGGGTCTTGTCGTTGGAGGCGGCGGTCGATAAACTGAGTACCGCTCCGGCGAAGGTGTTTGGATTGGCCAAAGGCACGTTGGCGATCGGGGCCGATGCCGATGTCACGATTGTCGACCAACAGGAATCCTGGGAAGTCGATCCAGCCAAGTTTTTCTCGAAAAGTCGAAATACCCCCTTTGCCGGATGGAAGGTGAAGGGGCGAGTACGAACGACCATCGTCGGCGGTCGGGTCGTGTTCGAGGCCAGTCAGGCGGAGGGCTAG